In a genomic window of Thermincola ferriacetica:
- the modA gene encoding molybdate ABC transporter substrate-binding protein yields the protein MRMAFVSSDGLKVMKKMLLILAALLSILPLNGCGQKGVSSEKALQGKKEIILDVSAAASLKDVLTEVRKMYEEKNPGIRLRFNFASSGTLQRQIEQGAPADLFFSAGEEQMDALVKQDLVENPVIISGNRLALIAPAGEPIEIGSLEDILSRKLDKIAIGNPDTVPAGEYTEEALQKTGLYEKLSSKLVFAKDVRQVLAYVETGNADAGFVYRSDAVLSKNVKTLFIIPSGLHRPIKYPGAVIKGSDHREQAEDFLEFMGEEEVRKVFQKYGFSVPGAE from the coding sequence ATGAGGATGGCCTTTGTATCAAGCGATGGATTAAAAGTCATGAAAAAAATGCTTTTAATACTTGCAGCCCTTTTATCAATTCTACCGCTTAACGGTTGTGGGCAAAAAGGGGTTAGCAGTGAAAAGGCCCTGCAGGGGAAGAAAGAGATTATACTTGATGTTTCTGCTGCAGCCAGCTTAAAGGACGTTTTGACAGAAGTCCGGAAAATGTACGAAGAAAAAAATCCGGGTATAAGATTAAGGTTTAATTTTGCCTCCTCGGGTACCCTGCAGCGCCAAATTGAACAGGGAGCTCCCGCTGACCTTTTTTTCTCCGCCGGGGAAGAACAAATGGATGCTCTGGTCAAACAGGACCTTGTTGAAAACCCTGTTATTATTTCCGGTAACCGGTTGGCTTTAATAGCTCCTGCCGGCGAACCCATTGAAATTGGTTCCCTGGAAGATATTCTCAGCCGGAAATTGGATAAAATCGCCATTGGCAACCCCGATACAGTCCCGGCAGGGGAATATACCGAAGAAGCTTTGCAGAAGACCGGCCTATATGAAAAATTATCCTCCAAACTGGTTTTTGCCAAAGATGTAAGGCAGGTTTTGGCTTATGTGGAAACGGGAAACGCCGATGCCGGTTTTGTTTACCGGTCAGATGCCGTCCTTTCCAAAAATGTTAAAACCCTTTTCATCATACCCTCAGGGCTGCATAGGCCTATCAAATACCCTGGAGCTGTGATAAAAGGTTCTGACCACAGGGAACAGGCAGAAGATTTCCTGGAGTTCATGGGAGAGGAAGAAGTACGGAAGGTATTTCAAAAATACGGTTTTTCGGTACCCGGAGCAGAATAA
- the modB gene encoding molybdate ABC transporter permease subunit, whose product MAVPVEPVILSVKVALISTIITTALGTGTAWVMSRKEFPGKNLVETIIGLPLVLPPTVIGFGLLLLFGKHGPLGFILEEVFNVRVVFTWWAAVIAAAVVSFPLMYRSAKAGFGSVDRRLESAARNLGASEWKVFYTISLPLALPGVLAGVLMAFARSLGEFGATVMLAGNIPGQTQTIPLAIYFSVESGDIDTAGRLVAIITAASFIITFAVNKWQGKTGQGFQGRQDKKGPERGEMGVRSKYTKGFT is encoded by the coding sequence TTGGCTGTACCTGTAGAACCGGTGATTTTATCTGTAAAGGTAGCTTTAATATCAACTATAATAACAACAGCCCTTGGAACAGGAACAGCCTGGGTTATGTCCCGCAAGGAGTTTCCCGGGAAGAACCTGGTGGAAACAATTATAGGGCTGCCCCTGGTTTTACCGCCTACGGTAATAGGTTTCGGCCTGCTGCTGCTGTTCGGCAAACACGGGCCCCTGGGATTTATACTGGAAGAAGTATTTAACGTACGGGTGGTATTTACCTGGTGGGCCGCTGTGATTGCTGCGGCCGTAGTATCCTTTCCATTAATGTACCGCAGTGCCAAGGCAGGGTTCGGGTCGGTTGACAGAAGGCTGGAAAGTGCGGCCAGGAATCTCGGCGCTTCCGAGTGGAAAGTTTTTTACACTATCTCCTTACCGCTGGCCTTACCGGGCGTTCTCGCCGGCGTTCTAATGGCTTTCGCCAGGTCACTGGGTGAGTTTGGCGCAACGGTGATGCTGGCTGGCAATATTCCGGGCCAGACCCAGACCATACCTTTAGCTATATACTTTTCTGTGGAATCGGGCGATATTGATACAGCCGGCCGGCTGGTGGCAATTATAACGGCAGCCTCTTTTATCATTACCTTCGCCGTCAATAAATGGCAGGGGAAAACGGGTCAGGGTTTTCAAGGCCGGCAGGACAAGAAGGGACCGGAAAGAGGTGAAATGGGTGTTAGAAGTAAATATACAAAAGGCTTTACCTGA
- a CDS encoding 2Fe-2S ferredoxin, whose amino-acid sequence MNKPKYHIFVCTSSRPTGQQKGFCHAKASVELMEAFMEEIEERGLGSEVFVTNTGCLGICEKGPIVIVYPDNVWYGAVTVDDVEEIMEEHIEGGRPLARLIF is encoded by the coding sequence ATGAATAAACCTAAGTACCATATTTTTGTCTGTACCAGTTCCCGGCCTACGGGTCAGCAGAAGGGCTTCTGCCATGCCAAAGCATCAGTGGAATTAATGGAAGCATTTATGGAAGAAATTGAAGAACGCGGGCTGGGAAGCGAGGTTTTTGTAACCAACACAGGTTGCCTGGGAATTTGTGAAAAAGGCCCCATCGTGATAGTCTACCCCGATAATGTCTGGTATGGAGCGGTTACAGTTGACGACGTGGAAGAAATTATGGAGGAGCATATAGAAGGGGGGAGACCCCTTGCCCGCTTGATTTTCTAG
- the nifB gene encoding nitrogenase cofactor biosynthesis protein NifB yields MECSSPCSVNNKHIPPGLLEATAKHPCYSFGAHHKYARMHLPVAPKCNINCNYCNRKFDCLHESRPGVTSEILTPQSAEQKFRRVKAQIENLSVVGIAGPGDALANWEITRESIERLKAIDPEIIFCLSTNGLLLPEYYHEIISLGIKHVTVTVNCLKPEIGARIYGHILYKGKRYEGETGAAILIKNQLEGIRLLAENGVLVKVNIVMIKDINDFHIPDIVKKVKELGAFMTNIMPLIPAPGSAFENYQQTSMKELNKMRNQCQLHLHQMHHCRQCRADAIGLLGDDRAIEFAAETAGRIPAGTASGQGKKIYRIAVASKRGDLIDQHFGHASEFLIYDGNGRYFEMVETRRVDKYCSGAELCETEEDKKDAIADALKDCNAVLILRIGYQARQRLLKKGIVSIEHYGTVEEGLSFAVQKIEGKEAV; encoded by the coding sequence ATGGAATGCAGTTCGCCATGCAGTGTTAATAATAAACATATACCACCGGGCCTGTTGGAAGCTACTGCCAAGCATCCCTGCTATTCCTTTGGAGCTCATCATAAATATGCCCGCATGCACCTGCCCGTTGCGCCCAAGTGCAATATCAACTGTAACTACTGCAACAGGAAATTTGACTGCCTGCACGAAAGCAGGCCGGGAGTTACCAGTGAAATCCTTACTCCTCAATCAGCAGAGCAAAAATTCCGCAGGGTAAAAGCGCAGATTGAAAACTTAAGTGTGGTAGGGATAGCAGGGCCTGGAGATGCCCTGGCCAACTGGGAAATAACAAGGGAAAGTATTGAACGGCTGAAGGCTATCGATCCTGAAATTATCTTTTGCCTGTCGACCAACGGTCTGCTGCTTCCGGAATATTACCACGAAATTATAAGTCTGGGCATAAAGCATGTCACGGTAACAGTAAATTGCCTTAAACCGGAGATTGGGGCCCGGATTTACGGCCACATTCTGTACAAAGGAAAGAGATATGAGGGGGAAACAGGTGCGGCCATTTTGATAAAGAACCAGTTGGAAGGTATTCGGCTACTGGCGGAAAACGGAGTCCTTGTCAAGGTGAACATAGTTATGATCAAAGACATCAATGACTTTCACATACCTGACATAGTCAAAAAGGTGAAGGAACTGGGGGCCTTTATGACCAATATTATGCCGTTAATTCCCGCGCCGGGAAGCGCTTTTGAAAATTACCAGCAAACCAGCATGAAGGAATTAAACAAGATGAGAAACCAGTGCCAGCTTCATTTACATCAGATGCATCACTGCCGGCAGTGCAGGGCCGATGCCATTGGTTTGCTGGGAGACGACAGGGCGATAGAATTTGCCGCCGAGACAGCAGGGAGAATACCTGCGGGAACAGCCTCCGGTCAAGGGAAAAAGATTTACAGAATTGCGGTGGCATCGAAAAGAGGCGATCTGATTGACCAGCATTTTGGCCATGCTTCAGAATTCCTTATTTATGATGGGAATGGCCGTTACTTCGAAATGGTAGAAACAAGGCGGGTTGACAAATACTGCAGTGGGGCAGAACTTTGTGAAACGGAAGAAGATAAAAAAGATGCCATTGCCGATGCACTGAAAGACTGTAATGCGGTACTCATATTGCGGATAGGCTACCAAGCCAGGCAGAGGCTGCTGAAAAAAGGTATCGTCAGCATAGAACATTACGGCACAGTGGAAGAGGGCCTGAGTTTTGCCGTACAAAAGATTGAGGGCAAGGAGGCGGTTTAA
- a CDS encoding Fe-only nitrogenase accessory AnfO family protein, which yields MAKEIAVFVGADGNTASFYEKGKVIVFQRNQGKWKKLREKGFTLADSQGMRGLREKMAEVVKFLGTCRIFIGLSVIGVPYFELEKAGCSIWEFEGNPLEFLDYILEQEEAERAGKTRDGNPDTEIKPIERSAGCFYISLKDIQSRNLGITSKQALLPFLRKGSFYELEVLCDHVPPWLEGELYSSGLLGRIEKLGNGEIRVTITKKCSDQC from the coding sequence ATGGCTAAAGAAATTGCTGTGTTTGTCGGTGCAGACGGGAATACGGCTTCCTTCTACGAAAAAGGGAAAGTTATCGTATTTCAGAGAAACCAGGGCAAGTGGAAAAAATTAAGGGAAAAAGGGTTTACTCTTGCTGACAGCCAGGGTATGAGGGGACTGCGGGAAAAGATGGCTGAGGTGGTAAAGTTTCTTGGTACTTGCCGGATATTCATCGGGCTTTCTGTAATCGGTGTGCCGTATTTTGAACTGGAGAAGGCGGGCTGCAGCATATGGGAGTTTGAGGGAAATCCCCTGGAATTCCTGGACTACATTCTTGAGCAGGAAGAAGCAGAAAGGGCCGGGAAAACGCGCGACGGAAATCCTGATACAGAAATAAAGCCTATCGAAAGATCGGCGGGGTGTTTTTATATATCCCTTAAAGATATTCAGAGCCGCAACCTTGGAATCACATCAAAGCAGGCCTTATTGCCTTTTTTGAGAAAAGGTAGCTTTTACGAATTGGAAGTGCTTTGTGACCATGTTCCGCCATGGCTGGAAGGTGAATTATATAGTTCCGGACTATTAGGCAGAATAGAAAAGCTTGGGAACGGGGAGATAAGAGTCACAATAACGAAGAAATGCAGTGACCAATGTTAA
- a CDS encoding ATP-binding cassette domain-containing protein: MLEVNIQKALPDFLLKVAFSFANGITAILGPSGAGKTTLLQCIAGLVSPDEGFISLKGKVFYCSGEGVNLPARLRRVGYVFQDYALFPHMTVKQNAMYGVKGCKEKRGYRLSVIDVLEMLKVTHLQHRYPDELSGGEKQRVALARALMTEPDILLLDEPLSALDDYTRKQLRRELKELQGKWGIPFVMVTHNSEDVKYLADQALYLHEGKQYTLGQLRSASSTLVYLTR, translated from the coding sequence GTGTTAGAAGTAAATATACAAAAGGCTTTACCTGATTTCTTATTAAAAGTGGCCTTTTCTTTTGCTAATGGCATAACTGCTATATTAGGCCCTTCCGGAGCCGGCAAAACAACCCTGCTGCAATGCATCGCAGGACTTGTCTCGCCGGATGAGGGTTTTATCAGTTTAAAAGGGAAGGTTTTCTATTGCTCCGGGGAAGGTGTTAATTTACCGGCACGCCTGCGAAGAGTAGGTTATGTATTTCAGGATTATGCTTTATTTCCTCATATGACAGTAAAACAAAATGCCATGTACGGAGTAAAAGGCTGCAAAGAAAAGAGGGGCTACAGGCTTTCTGTTATTGACGTGCTGGAAATGTTAAAGGTAACCCATCTTCAGCACAGATACCCGGACGAACTGTCAGGCGGTGAGAAACAGCGGGTTGCCCTGGCCAGGGCCCTGATGACCGAACCTGATATCCTGCTTCTTGATGAACCCCTGTCAGCCCTCGATGATTATACGCGGAAGCAGTTGCGCAGGGAATTGAAAGAACTTCAGGGGAAATGGGGGATTCCTTTTGTTATGGTGACCCATAACAGTGAGGATGTGAAGTACCTAGCGGATCAGGCCCTGTACCTTCATGAGGGGAAACAATACACGTTAGGGCAGCTACGGAGCGCGTCCTCCACATTAGTATACCTGACCAGGTAA